From a region of the Cygnus atratus isolate AKBS03 ecotype Queensland, Australia chromosome 3, CAtr_DNAZoo_HiC_assembly, whole genome shotgun sequence genome:
- the BPNT1 gene encoding 3'(2'),5'-bisphosphate nucleotidase 1 — protein sequence MASPSLLMRVVASAYSVAEKAATIVRNVMAAGDLGIVEKSGANDLQTKADRLVQKSICTSLARKFPKVTIIGEEELPPDEVDEELIEDGHCEEILKKTCPAQYTGIKEEELVIWVDPLDGTKEYTEGLLDHVTVLIGIAYGGKAIAGVINQPYYNYEAGANAALGRTIWGVLGLGAFGFQLTEAPAGKHIIVTTRSHSSALVNDCISAMNPDSVIRVGGAGNKIIQLIEGKASAYVYASPGCKKWDTCAPEAILHAVGGKITDIHGNSFQYNKEVKHMNSAGVLATLRNYDYYASRIPNTVKQSLVP from the exons ATGGCGTCTCCAAGTCTGCTTATGCGTGTGGTTGCCTCTGCATATTCCGTTGCGGAAAAAGCTGCAACAATTGTTAGAAATGTAATGGCTGCAGGAGACCTGGGGATAGTGGAGAAg AGTGGAGCCAATGACTTGCAGACCAAGGCTGACCGACTGGTACAAAAGAGCATTTGTACTTCACTGGCACGGAAGTTTCCCAAGGTGACGATCATAGGAGAAGAA GAACTACCCCCTGATGAGGTGGATGAGGAATTAATTGAAGATGGACACTgtgaagaaatactgaagaaaacttGTCCTGCTCAGTACACAGGAATTAAAGAGGAAGAG cttgtAATATGGGTTGATCCTTTGGATGGAACCAAAGAGTACACTGAAG GTCTCCTTGACCATGTAACAGTTCTCATTGGAATTGCTTACGGAGGCAAAGCAATAGCAGGAGTTATTAACCAGCCATATTACAACTATGAG GCAGGAGCTAATGCTGCACTGGGCAGGACGATTTGGGGAGTCCTGGGCCTAGGTGCCTTTGGATTTCAGCTCACAGAAGCACCTGCCGGCAAACACATCATTGTTACCACCCGTTCTCACAGCAGTGCCCTGGTAAATGACTGCATCAGTGCTATGAACCCAGACAGCGTCATCAGAGTTGGAGGAGCAGGAAATAAG ATCATTCAGCTTATAGAAGGCAAGGCGTCTGCTTATGTATATGCCAGTCCTGGATGCAAGAAGTGGGATACATGTGCACCTGAAGCTATTTTACATGCTGTCGGAG gcaaGATAACTGATATCCATGGAAACTCATTTCAGTATAACAAGGAAGTGAAACACATGAATTCAGCTGGGGTCCTTGCCACCTTGAGAAATTATGACTATTATGCCAGTCGTATTCCTAACACCGTTAAACAATCTCTTGTGCCTTAA